The Xenopus tropicalis strain Nigerian chromosome 2, UCB_Xtro_10.0, whole genome shotgun sequence genome window below encodes:
- the LOC116408628 gene encoding vomeronasal type-2 receptor 26-like, with protein MDAIFTDRRRFPYVYRMVPNERYLYKALIQLLKHFGWTWVGILIADIESDYRKRQLIEQITSNGMCVEFAYELDWKKLEAKIGLDTAIIRTTARVIIISVSRDMLMGVLPFIHGHSSLRRIWILSGTSFSTGSLQLRLTEILNGSLAFLNSESKIDGFHDFLLNATPNHYPDDPFIYMIWFIWFSCITPQMKNKAMNMSDVSNVEDYELDTCLGNETLASVPDFRQLDLRVPYSVYKAVYLLAQALHVLLSEKTSHGAPTEKARLERELNPWKVSYCFQLPGSRSRAFCVFLLCLHYMGEQIYCNPGSGQR; from the coding sequence ATGGATGCAATTTTCACTGACAGAAGGAGGTTCCCATACGTCTACCGAATGGTCCCTAATGAAAGATATTTGTATAAAGCTCTCATTCAGCTGCTGAAGCACTTTGGTTGGACCTGGGTGGGAATCTTGATAGCAGATATCGAAAGCGATTATAGAAAGAGACAACTAATAGAACAGATTACAAGCAATGGGATGTGCGTGGAATTTGCTTATGAATTAGACTGGAAGAAATTGGAAGCAAAAATCGGCTTGGATACTGCGATCATCAGAACAACTGCCAGAGTTATCATAATCAGTGTTTCCAGAGATATGCTGATGGGAGTCCTGCCCTTTATACACGGACATTCGAGCTTGAGAAGAATATGGATTTTGTCAGGCACATCTTTTTCTACTGGTAGTTTACAGCTCCGTCTTACAGAAATCTTGAATGGAAGTTTGGCCTTTCTAAATTCTGAGAGTAAAATAGACGGATTTCATGATTTTCTCTTAAACGCAACCCCTAATCATTACCCAGATGATCCCTTCATTTACATGATATGGTTTATTTGGTTTAGCTGTATTACTCCTCaaatgaaaaacaaagcaatgaatATGAGTGATGTTTCCAATGTGGAAGACTATGAACTTGATACCTGTCTTGGAAATGAGACCCTTGCATCAGTTCCTGACTTTAGACAGCTGGATCTCAGAGTGCCCTACAGTGTGTACAAGGCTGTGTATTTGTTGGCCCAGGCTCTACATGTATTGCTCTCAGAGAAGACTTCTCATGGGGCTCCTACAGAGAAAGCCCGACTGGAGAGGGAACTGAACCCATGGAAGGTGAGTTATTGCTTTCAGTTGCCAGGCTCTAGGAGCAGAGCATTCTGTGTATTTCTCCTGTGTCTTCACTACATGGGAGAGCAGATATACTGtaacccagggtcaggacagagATAA